CTGATCCCGGGCATCGGCGCCCAGGGCGGCGACATCGAGGCCACCGTGAAGGCCGGCCGCACGGCCGACGGCACCGGCATGATGATCAACTCGTCGCGCGCCATCCTGTACGCCAGCCGCGACAAGAACTTCGCCGCGGCCGCCCGCAACGTGGCGTTGCAGACGCGCGAGACGATCAACCGGTTCCGGCACGGTTGAGCGTTGTGCTCGGAGTGGGCTCCCCTCTCCCGCGTGCGGGAGAGGGGCTGGGGGAGAGGGCCGGCGGCTCAAATTGCGACTTGTCGGCAAGCAGATGCTCAACGCCCTCTCCCCCGACCCCTCTCCCGCCGTGCGGGAGAGGGGAGCCAACCAGCGGATTCTTACGCCTCGTTCCGAATCAGCTCGATCAGTCCGCGCATCGCGTGCTCGGCCGCCTGGCGGCGGATCTGGGCGCGGTCGCCCTTGAAGCGCTGGGTTTCGGTGCGGGTGGTGATGCGGTTGCTCCAGCCAAAGCAGACCATGCCGACCGGCTTGTCCGGGGTGCCGCCGGTGGGGCCGGCCACGCCGGTGATCGACAGCGACACCTGGGCGCGGCTGTTCAGCAGGGCGCCCTCGGCCATGGCGTGGGCCACTTCCTCGCTGACCGCGCCGTGGTCGCGGATCAGCTTCGCGGGCACGCCGATCATGGTCGTCTTGGCCTCGTTCGAATAGGTCACGAAGCCGCGCTCGAACCAGCCGGACGACCCTGAGATATCGGTGATGGCCGCCGCCACGAGCCCGCCCGTGCAGGATTCCGCGGTGGCGAGCATGAGCGAGCGTTCCGCGAGGGCGGCTCCGGCCTGGATGGCTAGCTGGTCAAGCAGGCGGCTGACGGACATGGCGGCGATTCCCCGAATCCTGGTGCAGAAAGGGCGCGGCGCTCAGAACGAGCGCCACAGGGCGAACACGAGCAGCGTGTAGAACGCCGCGAAGATATCGTCGAACATCACGCCGAAGGCGCCCGTGAAGCCGGGGCCCTTGAGCGTGCGGTCGTAGTACCGGATCGGCGCCGGCTTGGCGATGTCGAACAGCCGGAACCACAGGAAGGCCGCGAACTGGCCCCAGAACCCGGTGGGCGTGACGAAGACCAGCACCAGCCAGAACGCCACGATCTCGTCCCAGACCATGCTGCCGTGGTCGTAGACGCCCATGTCGCGCGCGGTGCGCAGGCACGCCCAGATGCCGAGCACGAAGCCCCCGGCGATGATCCACAGCCACGTGGTCGGCTCGATCCACATCGAGATCACGACGAACGACAGCCAGCCGTAGAGCGTGCCGACCGTGCCGGGGCTGACCGGCGACAGGCCCGAGCCAAAGCCGAGCGCCAGCAGCCGGGCCGGATGGCCAAGCATGAAGCGCGCGGTGGGGCGCGTGATGCGGGACGTCTGGCCGGCCTCCAGCGTGACGGGCTCGGCAGGATGGGCGGGGTCGCGCGGCGCGGCCCCGGGGGGATAGGCGGACATCAAGAACCTGGCTCGACTTTTCTAGTGATATATGGCGCGCAAGCGCACGGCTCTCCCTGTTGCGCGCATGCCCGGCATCATGACACGGCTTGGCGGCGGTGTGTCACGGCGCGGTGAAATGATCGAACGACGCGCCCGCGTACGTGTACGGGTCGCCATGGCGGTCGACCAGCCGCAGCCCGGCCTCCGGAGTGATCGATCCGACACGCGTGAGCGGCAGGCCCAGTTGCTGGCCGATGGCGGCGATGGCCTCGCGCTGACCCACCGGGGCGGTGAAGCACAGTTCGTAGTCGTCGCCGCCGGCCAGCACGCAGTCTCGCTGGCAGCCGATCGGCTGCGCGCCCAGGATGGCCGAGCGGGGCAGGACGTCGACGTCGACGATGGCGCCGACCGACGAGCGGGCGAGGATGTGGCCCAGGTCGCCAATCAGGCCATCGGAAATGTCCAGCGCCGCGTGCGCCACGCCGCGCAGCGCCATGCCCAGCGCCACGCGCGGCGTCGGGGTGTCCATGCGCGGCCGCACCTCGGTGAAATCGGGCTCGGGCAGCAGCCATTCGCCGCGGCAGTCGCCCAGCGCCAGCCGGGCGTCGCCGAGCGTGCCCGAGATCCAGATGTCGTCGCCGGGCCGGGCGGCGTCGCGGCGCAGCGCCTGGCGCAGCGGCACGTCGCCGAACACGGTGATGGACAGCGTCAGCGGGCCCTTGGTGGTGTCGCCGCCGATCAGCTCGCAGCCGTGGTCGTCGGCCAGGGCCAGCAGGCCGCCGGCAAAGGCTTCCAGCCAGGCGGGATCGGCCTCCGGCAGCGCCAGCGCCAGCGTGAACGCGCGCGGCTCGGCGCCCATCGCGGCCAGGTCCGACAGGTTCACGGCCAGCGCCTTGTGGCCCAGCGCGCGCGGCGGGACATCGGGAAAGAAATGGCGGCCGCTGACCAGCATGTCGGTGCTGATGGCCAGCTGGTGGCCCGGGCGCGGGTCGATCAGCGCGCAGTCATCGCCCACGCCGAGCGCCGCCTTATGCACTGGGCGCGTGAAGAAGCGGCGAATCAGGTCGAATTCGGAAAGGGAGACGGCGCTGGGATCTGGCATGAAGGTGGGGGGCATACCGTCTGGTCAAGCCCAGCGGCATGCGGCATATTGTACCGAAACGCAAAGGTGCCCCGCGCAAAACGCCCATTGTGAAATAGTTTTTCACAATATAAAATGCGCCATTTCCAAGGCAGCAGCCTAAGCGCCTGTGAAAGCGGAGACAGCGGGTTCGTGGAGCCGGCCCGTGCTCATTCCCAGCGTTATTCATGCGGCTCCACTGATCGGAAGATGCGCAGATGACAAGCCCTCAGCAGTCCCCGTCCCAAGACGATCTGAAACAGCAGCAGCGTGAGGCGCTGCGCAAGGCCGCACTCGAATACCACGAGTTTCCGACCCCCGGCAAGATTTCCGTCACCCCCACCAAGCCGCTGTCGAACCAGCGTGACCTGGCCCTGGCCTACTCGCCGGGCGTGGCCGCCGCGTGCGAGGAAATCGTCGCCGACCAGGCCAATTCCTTCCGCTATACCGCCCGTGGCAACCTGGTGGCCGTGATCACCAACGGTACCGCCGTGCTGGGCCTGGGCGACATTGGCGCCGCGGCGTCGAAGCCGGTCATGGAAGGCAAGGGCGGGCTGTTCAAGAAGTTTGCCGGCATCGACGTCTTCGACATCGAGATCGACGAGAAGGACCCCGAGAAGCTGGTGGACATCATCGCGTCGCTGGAGCCCACGTTCGGCGGCATCAACCTTGAAGACATCAAGGCGCCGGAGTGCTTCTACGTGGAGCGCAAGCTGCGCGAGCGGATGAAGATTCCCGTCTTCCACGACGACCAGCACGGCACCGCCATCGTGGTGGGCGCGGCGGTCATCAACGGGCTGAAGGTCGTCGGCAAGGACATCTCCAAGGTGAAGCTGGTGGCCTCGGGCGCCGGCGCGGCTGCGCTGGCCTGCCTGGACCTGCTGGTCGACATGGGCCTGCCGATCGAGAACATCTGGGTGACGGACCTGGCCGGCGTGGTCTACGAGGGCCGCACCGAGCTGATGGACCCGGAAAAGGCGCGCTTCTCGCAGAAGACCGACAAGCGCAAGCTGGCCGAGGTCATGGACGGCGCCGACATCTTCCTGGGCCTGTCCGCCGCCGGCGTGCTGAAGCCGGAAATGGTGCAGAAGATGGCCGACAAGCCGCTGGTGCTGGCGCTGGCCAACCCGAACCCGGAAATCATGCCGGAACTGGCCAAGGAAGTGCGTCCGGACGCCGTGATCGCCACGGGCCGCACCGACTATCCGAACCAGGTCAACAACGTCCTCTGCTTCCCGTTCATCTTCCGTGGCGCGCTGGACTGCGGCGCGACGACGATCACGCGCGAGATGGAGATTGCCGCGGCCAACGCCGTGGCAGAGCTGGCCCGCCAGGAACAGAGCGACATCGTGGCCACGGCCTATGGCATCCAGGACCTGTCGTTCGGCCCCGAATACCTGATCCCGAAGCCGTTCGACCCGCGCCTGATCGTCAAGATCGCGCCGGCCGTGGCCGAGGCGGCGGCCAAGAGCGGCGTGGCCGCGCGGCCGATCGAGGACATGGACGCGTATCGCCTGCAACTGCAGCAGTTCGTCTACCACTCGGGCACGCTGATGAAGCCGATCTACGCGGCCGCGCGCAAGGTGGAGATGGAAAAGAAGCGCATCGTCTTTGCCGAGGGCGAAGAGGAACGCGTGCTGCGCGCCGTGCAGGTGATCGTCGACGAGAAGCTGGCCAACCCGATCCTGATCGGCCGTCCGGCCGTGCTGTCGCACCGGATCGAGCGCTTTGGCCTGCGCCTGCGCATGGGCGTGGACTTCACGGTCGTCAATCCCGAGCATGACGAGCGCTTCCGCGACTACTCGGACACGTACTACCGCATGATGGCCCGCGAGGGCGTCACCCAGCAGTACGCCAAGCTGGAAATGCGCCGCCGCACCACGCTGATCGGCGCGATGCTGGTCAAGAAGGGCGAGGCCGACGGCATGATCTGCGGCACGGTCAGCACCACGGCGGCCCACCTGCGCTATATCGACCAGGTGCTCGGCGGCACGAACAAGGTGTACGCCGCGATGAACGGCCTGGTGCTGCCGGGCCGCCAGATCTTCCTGGTGGACACGCACGTGAACGTCGACCCGACCGCCGAGGAACTGGCCGAGATCACGATCATGGCGGCCGAGGAACTGAAGCGCTTTGGCATCGAGCCGAAGGTGGGGCTGCTGTCGCATTCGAACTTTGGCACGTCCGAGGCACCGTCGGCCCGCAAGATGCGCGATACGCTGCAGATCCTGCGCGACCGCGCGCCGGACCTGGAAGTCGATGGCGAAATGCACGGCGACAGCGCGCTGGACGAGAAGCTGCGCGATTCGCTGGTGCCGGACGGCTCGCTCAAGGGCGAAGCCAACCTGCTGGTCTGCCCGAACATCGACGCGGCCAATATCTCGTACAACCTGCTCAAGGTGGCGGCCGGCAACAACGTGGCCATCGGCCCAATCCTGCTGGGCGTGAAGGCGCCGGTGCATATCCTGACACCGTCGGCCACCGTGCGCCGTATCGTCAACATGACCGCGCTGGTCGTGGTGGACGCCGCCGCCAAGGGTTGATCGCCGTAAAAGCCCGCGGGCCGGCACCGGCCTGCCGGGCCATCGTCCGCATGTGATGCAGAAGCCGGGTCCGCCCGGCTTTTTTCATGTCCGCGCCCGGCGCCCCTTGCGAGGTTAGTATGCGCACACATATCAATAACATATTGAAACAATTGAAGAAATTCCGCCTGCCACGGCGCGGGGATTGATTAATGGTGGACTTGCGCGTAACCTTACGCCTTTGAATGCGGACGCTCGCCTGGGCGTGCCGGAGCCGTCGCGGGCCTTTCTGCGTGGCGCCGGAATGACCCGCCACCAACCTTCGCCAACGATTCATTCACCATCGTGGGTTCCCGGAATTCGCAAAGCCAGTCGCAGCGGCAGTCAAGTCGGCAGTCCCTGAGCCTGGTACGGAGCCTGGGCCACGTGTTGGCCGGCGCGGCGCTGACGATGGCGCTGTCCCTGGCGCCGCAGGGTGCGATGGCAAGGCAGTCGCCCGACCTGGCCGGGATGGTGGGAACCATCGCGGCCCCGCAGTTGCCCAACGAGGCGCAGCAGACGCTGGAGCTGATACAGGCCGGCGGGCCGTTCCCGTATGACAAGGATGGTTCGCGGTTCGGCAACTACGAACGCATCCTGCCGCAGCAGCCTCGCGGGTATTACCGCGAATACACCGTCAAGAACAGCAAGAGCCGGAATCGGGGAGCCAGGCGGATCGTGTGCGGTGGTGACCAACGCGCCGCCAACGACTGCTATTACACGGAAGACCACTACAACAGTTTCAAACGGATAACCAAATGATGACTGACATTTTCGGACTGGGCGACGCCCTTGCCGCCCGCGAGGAGCGCGGCGCCGGAGATGGCTGGCAAAGGGCTCACCATCACGCCCAGAACCTATATGACAACGTGCTGATGATGCCCCGCCAGGATCTGACGCACCGACTTCCGCCCGCCTGTGCGCCAGTCATGGTCACGTGGGCTGACGACGGCACCAACGAGGGAGCCATGAATCTGTTCAAGACGGTGCGTCCCAACATCGTCCAGTCGATCCGCGCGTTCCGGGTGCCCGAGCTGTCCCAGGCCGCCGCCGCGCTGAACCAGCATTTCCTGTACGCCAACTGCGCCGATTGCGCGAGCAAGGCGGAAATCCTGGAGCGGATTGCCACGGAATTCACGTTCCCGAAGCATTTCGGCAAGAATTTCGACGCCCTGTCCGACTGCCTGACCGACATGATCCACAAGTCGGGCCCGCAGCCCGGTTTCGTGATCGTGCTGGAAGGTCTGCCGATCGCGCAGAAGTTCGACAAGGAAGCGCGCGAGGTGCTGCTCGACGTATTCCGTGACGCCGCCGAGTTCTGGGGCGAGCGCAAGGTGCAGTTCCGGGTGTTCTACTCGTTCGCCTGAGCGCCGCGCCGGCTCCGCGCTGGCATGATGAAAAAAAGCCCGCTGCTGCCAGCGGGCTTTTTGTTTGGGCGAGCGCCGTGGCGCGGGCGTTCAGGCCGCCGGCGGGAGCTGCCCGCTCGGCGTGAGGCGGTCGATCAGTTCCGGCAGGCCCTCGCTGAGGCTCGCGGCCACGTCGTCGGATGACATGCCGGTGGTTTCCGCCAGCGACTGCAGCGCGCCGGTGTCGCCCAGCGCCGACGACAGGTCGGCCGGGCTGACCGCCTCGTTGGCGCCGGTGCCGATCCAGGAATCCACCTGATGGCCCAGCCCGGCCTGGCCCAGGATGTCGCGCAACGCGCCGATGCCGCCGGCCGCCGCGCCCATCGCCTGCGCCGATCCGCCGGCTTCGCCCTGGCCGCCCAGCAGGCCGCCCAGCAGCGATCCGAGGTCGAGACCGCCCGGCGCCGGCGCGCTGCCGCCGCCCAGCATGCCGCCGAGCATCCCGCCCAGGCCACCCAGGCCACCCAGACCCCCGAGTCCGCCCAGCCCGCCACCCGCCGCGCCCGCGTCGGCGGGGTCGGCCGGCGCCACGCTGCCGTCGGCGCCCTGGTGCTTGTTGCGCATGGCCAGCATCGCCAGCAGGCCAAGGGCCATGATCAGCTTCGGATTGACGCCGCCGGACTGGCCCGGCTGGCCGCCCCGCTGGCCCAGCACGCCACCCAGCACGCTATCGAGTAGTCCCATCTCAGACTCCTTATCAAAATCCGCCAAGGATGGCGTTCAGCGTTGCCAGGCATGCCAGCCCGGCGGTTTCCGTGCGCAGGATGCGCGGCCCCAGCGTCACGCCGATGAAACCGGCGCGGCGCGCGGCGTCTTCCTCGTCGGCGGACAAGCCGCCTTCGGGCCCGATCAGCAGCGTGACGCCCGTGGCACGCCATGCGTCACGGTGCGTCGCGGCCAGGTCCGCCAGCGACCCGGACGCGCGCGGCGACAGCAGCAGCCGGGCGCCCGAGGCCGGTGCGCTGGCCAGCCACGCTTCCAAGGTAGCGACCGGCGCCACGGCCGGCAAGCGATTGCGTCCGCATTGTTCGCACGCGGCCTGCACCAGCGCCTGCCAGTGCGCCTGGCGCTTGGCCGCGCGGTCGCCAGACAGCCGCACGACCGAGCGGCTGGCCTGCAGCGGCTGGATCGCCGTGACTCCCAGTTCCACGGCTTTCTCGATCAGCCAGTCCATCTTGTCGCCGCCGGCCAGCCCCTGGGCCAGCGTGACGGCGAATGGCGTTTCGGCCTCGGTGGCGTCGTGGGCGCCCACGCGGGCCAGCGCGTGCCGCTTGCCGATCTCGGCCAGCGTGGCGGCGTGGCTGCCGCCCTGGCCGTTGAACAGCGTGATGGCGTCGCCGGTGGCCAGGCGCAGCACCTGCACGTGGCGGACGACGGGTTCGGGCAACGGCAGCACGGCATCGGCGACGAGCGCCGTATCGACAAAGAATCTCGGTGGCATCAAGCGTTGGGGGTGGCGTCGGGGGATGCGGCCAGCCGCGTGGCGAAGCCCCATCGGTATCCATCGGGGTCCTCGACCATGCAGTAGCGGTCGCCCCAGAACTGGTCGGCTGGCGGCGCGATGCTGGTGGCGCCGGCAGCAATGGCGCGCGCGTACAGCGCGTCCACGTCGTCGCAGTAGACGTAGAACGTCTGGGGTGCTTCCACGCCCATGGAGCGGGGCGTGCGGGCCGTGCTGCCCCAGGCGCCCTCGGGCGCGAACATGATGACGAGCTGGCCCCGGTAATGCATCTCGGCATGGGTGGGCACGCCGTTTTCGTCGACCACGTGGCCGGCTTCGAAGCCGAAGGCCCGCTGGTAGAAATCGATGGCGGCGCGTCCGCTGGCGACCGTGAGATAGGGCGTCAGCCAGGGCGTATTGGGCGGTCTGGACATGAGGGTCTCCCGGATGGCACAAGCGCCCGGCCGCACGGCGCGGCGTGGCGTCCGTGCATGTTACGCGGGACGGCCAGCGCTGTCGAAGATCGCCTGGAGGTGGCGCGGGTGATCGAACAGCGCCGGATGCAGCTCGGCGCGGTAGGCGCGCAGGGCGCCGTCGAGCTGCCACTGGCGCAGCCGGTCGGCAATGCGCGCGGGCGGATGGGTGGCGATGTCAAGCGCGTCGCTGGCCAGTGCGATGCCCCACAGCGCGCCATACGCGGGGATGAACGTGGTCAGCGGCGCCACG
This sequence is a window from Cupriavidus pauculus. Protein-coding genes within it:
- a CDS encoding VOC family protein produces the protein MSRPPNTPWLTPYLTVASGRAAIDFYQRAFGFEAGHVVDENGVPTHAEMHYRGQLVIMFAPEGAWGSTARTPRSMGVEAPQTFYVYCDDVDALYARAIAAGATSIAPPADQFWGDRYCMVEDPDGYRWGFATRLAASPDATPNA
- a CDS encoding YidB family protein, whose amino-acid sequence is MGLLDSVLGGVLGQRGGQPGQSGGVNPKLIMALGLLAMLAMRNKHQGADGSVAPADPADAGAAGGGLGGLGGLGGLGGLGGMLGGMLGGGSAPAPGGLDLGSLLGGLLGGQGEAGGSAQAMGAAAGGIGALRDILGQAGLGHQVDSWIGTGANEAVSPADLSSALGDTGALQSLAETTGMSSDDVAASLSEGLPELIDRLTPSGQLPPAA
- a CDS encoding phosphatidylglycerophosphatase A family protein, with the protein product MSAYPPGAAPRDPAHPAEPVTLEAGQTSRITRPTARFMLGHPARLLALGFGSGLSPVSPGTVGTLYGWLSFVVISMWIEPTTWLWIIAGGFVLGIWACLRTARDMGVYDHGSMVWDEIVAFWLVLVFVTPTGFWGQFAAFLWFRLFDIAKPAPIRYYDRTLKGPGFTGAFGVMFDDIFAAFYTLLVFALWRSF
- a CDS encoding NADP-dependent malic enzyme — protein: MTSPQQSPSQDDLKQQQREALRKAALEYHEFPTPGKISVTPTKPLSNQRDLALAYSPGVAAACEEIVADQANSFRYTARGNLVAVITNGTAVLGLGDIGAAASKPVMEGKGGLFKKFAGIDVFDIEIDEKDPEKLVDIIASLEPTFGGINLEDIKAPECFYVERKLRERMKIPVFHDDQHGTAIVVGAAVINGLKVVGKDISKVKLVASGAGAAALACLDLLVDMGLPIENIWVTDLAGVVYEGRTELMDPEKARFSQKTDKRKLAEVMDGADIFLGLSAAGVLKPEMVQKMADKPLVLALANPNPEIMPELAKEVRPDAVIATGRTDYPNQVNNVLCFPFIFRGALDCGATTITREMEIAAANAVAELARQEQSDIVATAYGIQDLSFGPEYLIPKPFDPRLIVKIAPAVAEAAAKSGVAARPIEDMDAYRLQLQQFVYHSGTLMKPIYAAARKVEMEKKRIVFAEGEEERVLRAVQVIVDEKLANPILIGRPAVLSHRIERFGLRLRMGVDFTVVNPEHDERFRDYSDTYYRMMAREGVTQQYAKLEMRRRTTLIGAMLVKKGEADGMICGTVSTTAAHLRYIDQVLGGTNKVYAAMNGLVLPGRQIFLVDTHVNVDPTAEELAEITIMAAEELKRFGIEPKVGLLSHSNFGTSEAPSARKMRDTLQILRDRAPDLEVDGEMHGDSALDEKLRDSLVPDGSLKGEANLLVCPNIDAANISYNLLKVAAGNNVAIGPILLGVKAPVHILTPSATVRRIVNMTALVVVDAAAKG
- a CDS encoding CinA family protein — encoded protein: MSVSRLLDQLAIQAGAALAERSLMLATAESCTGGLVAAAITDISGSSGWFERGFVTYSNEAKTTMIGVPAKLIRDHGAVSEEVAHAMAEGALLNSRAQVSLSITGVAGPTGGTPDKPVGMVCFGWSNRITTRTETQRFKGDRAQIRRQAAEHAMRGLIELIRNEA
- a CDS encoding barstar family protein translates to MMTDIFGLGDALAAREERGAGDGWQRAHHHAQNLYDNVLMMPRQDLTHRLPPACAPVMVTWADDGTNEGAMNLFKTVRPNIVQSIRAFRVPELSQAAAALNQHFLYANCADCASKAEILERIATEFTFPKHFGKNFDALSDCLTDMIHKSGPQPGFVIVLEGLPIAQKFDKEAREVLLDVFRDAAEFWGERKVQFRVFYSFA
- the thiL gene encoding thiamine-phosphate kinase, which encodes MPPTFMPDPSAVSLSEFDLIRRFFTRPVHKAALGVGDDCALIDPRPGHQLAISTDMLVSGRHFFPDVPPRALGHKALAVNLSDLAAMGAEPRAFTLALALPEADPAWLEAFAGGLLALADDHGCELIGGDTTKGPLTLSITVFGDVPLRQALRRDAARPGDDIWISGTLGDARLALGDCRGEWLLPEPDFTEVRPRMDTPTPRVALGMALRGVAHAALDISDGLIGDLGHILARSSVGAIVDVDVLPRSAILGAQPIGCQRDCVLAGGDDYELCFTAPVGQREAIAAIGQQLGLPLTRVGSITPEAGLRLVDRHGDPYTYAGASFDHFTAP
- a CDS encoding 16S rRNA (uracil(1498)-N(3))-methyltransferase is translated as MPPRFFVDTALVADAVLPLPEPVVRHVQVLRLATGDAITLFNGQGGSHAATLAEIGKRHALARVGAHDATEAETPFAVTLAQGLAGGDKMDWLIEKAVELGVTAIQPLQASRSVVRLSGDRAAKRQAHWQALVQAACEQCGRNRLPAVAPVATLEAWLASAPASGARLLLSPRASGSLADLAATHRDAWRATGVTLLIGPEGGLSADEEDAARRAGFIGVTLGPRILRTETAGLACLATLNAILGGF
- a CDS encoding ribonuclease domain-containing protein translates to MALSLAPQGAMARQSPDLAGMVGTIAAPQLPNEAQQTLELIQAGGPFPYDKDGSRFGNYERILPQQPRGYYREYTVKNSKSRNRGARRIVCGGDQRAANDCYYTEDHYNSFKRITK